AATACAACCTGCCGTGGCCGATCTGTCTGGAGAAATGAGCTATAATGCTGGTTTAGTTTATACTTTTAGCAATAAGAAATATGTTGGGGTTCAGATTGAATTGCTATATTCTAGTAGAAAGTGGAGTGAGACCTTCGATGATACCTTAAAGGCAACCACTGAATTACAGTTTGTTGAATTACCATTAATAACAAATATCAATCTTGGAACTGGTAGAATGAAATATATGATCAACCTTGGTACTTATATTTCTGCCAAAGTAGGTAAATCATTATCAAGTGAACTGCCTGAAAATCATTCGCAATATGAAGCTTTATATGCTAGAAGTGAAAGAGGTTCTGATTTTGGATTGATCATTGGAGGCGGACTTAGATATATAAGTGATATTGGAATTTTTCAGCTAGATGCTCGTTTTGCTTATGGCTATCAAAAGATTTATAATGAGGATACTACAGGATTTAGGTTTTCTAATATGTCAGTCATGTCCGTGGGTTTAATTTATATGATTAACTTGAAAAAAGATGATAAATATTAATGATTTCCAGGCTGTTCTTTTCGATTTAGACGGCACCATTATCGACCCTAAAGAGGGAATAATTAATTCAATTTTATACGCTGCTCAAGAATTTGGAAAAGAAGAAAAACATCCTGAATCGCTAGATTCATTTATAGGGCCTCCACTTCAACATTCTTTTAAAAATAGGTATAATTTATTTGATGAAGAAGCAATGGAAATGGTTAGGCTTTATCGCGTTTATTATGCTAAACAAGGAATCTATCAATGTCATTTGTATGATGGAATTGAGGAAGTCATTAAGGGATTATTCGAAAGAGGAGTTTTTATGGCTCTTGCCACTTCAAAACCCACAAAGTACGCAGATCAGTTGATGAGGCATTTTAATTTAGAATCCTATTTTGATTTTACAGCTGGGGCAAATTTAGATGGTTCTAGAACCGATAAAATTGAGGTGATCCAATATGCTTTAGACCAAATTCCTCCTTTTGAAGAAGAAAGTATTCTCATGTTAGGAGATAGGGAGTTTGATATTGAGGGAGGTAACTTTCATGGCTTAAAAACGGCTTATGCACGTTGGGGTTATGGAGATGATAAGGTGGTTCTGAAATGCAAACCAGATTATATTTTGGACAAGCCTTTAGATTTGATAGTTAATTGTTAACAGCTAATAGTTAATAGTTGGCCAACAGTTTACTTCCAACTTCAATCAACTAATACTGTACTTTCTCAAAATAATACATACCTTTTGGTTCTGAGGAGTGGAAAATCTTATTTAAATCTTCCAAAACTATATCAGGCCTAAAGCTGGCTGTTTCCCAATAATCATTGGCTCCAAACGAGTTTACTCTTTTGTGATAGGAAAATACTCTGTGGTTTTTCACAGCAGACAGCGATTGATATTTAGGACTGGAAAATAAGTCTAATCTATCTTTACTTAAAGCTCCTGTATACATCCAAATATCTGCCTTTGATGCTTGACTCATCAATACTTCAAAGTCAAGCATTAAGCTTCCACTGGATGAATCTTGTTTCATTAGATATTGACCAGATGCATCAGCTATTAATTGAGCCATATAGCTTTTTCCACCAGCAGAATACCAAATACCTTGATACTCAGAGCCATTAAAAACTGTAGGTTGCTTGTCGAACTTTAATGACTCTTTCTGCTCGTTATACTTATTTTTAATTTCCTCAAAAATTGATATCGCATACTCCTCCCCATTAAAAAAAGAAGCCAATAATACCATCCATTCTGCTTTACCAAGAGGATGTTGTTCTTTCCAATCATACATCAATAGGGGAGTCATTTTCAGCTGAATCATTTTCTCATAATCGGCATTCAACTTATCCCAACCACTCCCAATCACTAAATCGGGCTGGAGTACCATCATCTTTTCCATATTGATTTGAATGGCTTTTCCTACATTTTCGATATCTCCAGATTTTACTTTTTCCAGAATTTCTTCATTATAAATCAGCTCAGGATCCGTAACTCCTTTTATGTGTTGATCTAATTGCAATAGATTCATCATTCCTACCATAGGAGATGATAAAGCTACTACTCTTTTAGGTATTTCCTTAATGACAAAAGAATGTTCCAAATTCTCTATATTCTTAGCCCCAGAATGAGGAATATAATACTCCATATTCAAACTCTCGTTTTCCCAAGGATTGAAGATGACAACCTTTTTATAGGTTTCGAAATATTCTATTCTAAAGAATTTCGCATATTCAGGATTGTAATTCCGAGTAGATTTTTCTTGAGTTTTCTCTAGGGACTCATTGCAGGAGGAGGCAGCTAAAAATAGGACGCTTAATAGAATATATAGTCTTGTTTTCATTATGAGTTTTTTAGTGAAATGGGACAAAACCAAAATTCGGAGCTGATTTCTGGATTATCATTATGGTATTTTTTTAGGATTGGTTTCTCTTTTTTTACTTCTAAAGGGAATTTAAAAAAAGGAGCATCAATGACGAAGCTATGGAATTCACCATTTTCCCCACAAGGATCCACGTTTTTAGGAAGTTCATTTATTAATTCTTTGGTGATGATTTCTCCCACAAAGTCCTTGGATAATTTAGAGGCATCCACAGCAGAAATCATGGTTTTATAACCTTGTTCAATAAAATCAAGAATCAAGGTTTTAGTATCTCTATTCCATAAAGGAAAAACGGCATTAAATCCTATTTTTTGGAGTTGATTTTCTCTGTATTTTCTAAGGTCTTCCAAAAAGATATCTCCAAAAATAGAATACTTAATTCCATTTAATTTGGCCTCTTGCATGAGTTTTGTCAGGTGCTTTTCATAGGTTTCCATATCTGGTGATTCTGGCAGTTCCAGAAAAGTGATAGGTAAACCTATAGCTTTGGCTTGTTCTAGCATGAGACTCTCATGAATTCCATGCATACTCACTCTTCTATTTTCCTTAGCAATGGAAGTCAACAGAAAAGAAATATCATATTCCTTATTCTTTAGTATTTCTCCCAAAACAAAAGCAGAATCTTTTCCTCCGCTCCAATTAAAAATGGCTTTTTTCATATTTTTATTATTATGATAGCCAGGTGATAAAATGAAAAATAAATCGGAAATGATCGTCTTTATTCGTCGCCTTTTCTCCCGAAAGCTGAATTATGAATTATGATTTCAGGTATTCTGACTCGTCCAACTTCATTTCCTTCCCATTCAATAAAGAATAGTGGATGTGGGTGAATCAAGCACTAAAAAGTACTTGGGACTTACAGCAGCGGGAACTGTTCCTGATTTTCACAGGATTCCCTGAAACTTGGGACAAATTTATGGAAAATAGATGGACTATTGAAAAAACTTTTCCAAATCCACATTTCCACCAGATAGTATTAAAGCCACTTTTTGATTTTTAAAGATTTCTTTATTCTTTAAAACAGCAGCAAAGGTAATAGCGGAGGACGGTTCCACAATAATCTTCATCCTTTCCCATATTAATCTCATCGCACTTTTAATCTCATCATCGTTGACGAGAAATATTTCTTCCACCTTATCACGAATTATAGGGAAGGTATGCTCTCCCAATGAGGTTCGAAGTCCATCAGCAATAGTTTGAGGATTTATAGAAGGATGGATTATACCATCCCTTATCGAGCGGAAAGCATCATCAGCACCTTCTGGCTCTGCGCCAAAAGCTAGGGTAGAGGGAG
This DNA window, taken from Lentimicrobium sp. L6, encodes the following:
- a CDS encoding porin family protein, which produces MRGVSKYIIVFMLLILAFSAHAQKEYRFLDYQGFGVKVGGNYSSIGIQPAVADLSGEMSYNAGLVYTFSNKKYVGVQIELLYSSRKWSETFDDTLKATTELQFVELPLITNINLGTGRMKYMINLGTYISAKVGKSLSSELPENHSQYEALYARSERGSDFGLIIGGGLRYISDIGIFQLDARFAYGYQKIYNEDTTGFRFSNMSVMSVGLIYMINLKKDDKY
- a CDS encoding HAD hydrolase-like protein, producing the protein MININDFQAVLFDLDGTIIDPKEGIINSILYAAQEFGKEEKHPESLDSFIGPPLQHSFKNRYNLFDEEAMEMVRLYRVYYAKQGIYQCHLYDGIEEVIKGLFERGVFMALATSKPTKYADQLMRHFNLESYFDFTAGANLDGSRTDKIEVIQYALDQIPPFEEESILMLGDREFDIEGGNFHGLKTAYARWGYGDDKVVLKCKPDYILDKPLDLIVNC
- a CDS encoding ABC transporter substrate-binding protein; the protein is MKTRLYILLSVLFLAASSCNESLEKTQEKSTRNYNPEYAKFFRIEYFETYKKVVIFNPWENESLNMEYYIPHSGAKNIENLEHSFVIKEIPKRVVALSSPMVGMMNLLQLDQHIKGVTDPELIYNEEILEKVKSGDIENVGKAIQINMEKMMVLQPDLVIGSGWDKLNADYEKMIQLKMTPLLMYDWKEQHPLGKAEWMVLLASFFNGEEYAISIFEEIKNKYNEQKESLKFDKQPTVFNGSEYQGIWYSAGGKSYMAQLIADASGQYLMKQDSSSGSLMLDFEVLMSQASKADIWMYTGALSKDRLDLFSSPKYQSLSAVKNHRVFSYHKRVNSFGANDYWETASFRPDIVLEDLNKIFHSSEPKGMYYFEKVQY
- a CDS encoding diphthine--ammonia ligase; translated protein: MKKAIFNWSGGKDSAFVLGEILKNKEYDISFLLTSIAKENRRVSMHGIHESLMLEQAKAIGLPITFLELPESPDMETYEKHLTKLMQEAKLNGIKYSIFGDIFLEDLRKYRENQLQKIGFNAVFPLWNRDTKTLILDFIEQGYKTMISAVDASKLSKDFVGEIITKELINELPKNVDPCGENGEFHSFVIDAPFFKFPLEVKKEKPILKKYHNDNPEISSEFWFCPISLKNS